GAAGTCCCCCCCATCAATCTGAGTCGCGAACTCCTCGAATGGGCGGTGGAGAATCTGCTCTCCAACGCGATCGACGCCCTCGATAAGCGGCCGGCTCGCATCACCGTGACGGTCGAGCGGCGTAGCCAGACCGAGGCGGTCGAGATCGTGATCGCCGACAACGGTCGCGGCATGTCGCTGGCCGAGCAGCGGCGCGCCTTCGAGCCCGGCTACACCACCAAGCGCCGCGGGTGGGGCCTGGGGCTGGCGCTGGCGCGGCGCGTGGTCGAGGAGTACCACGGCGGCCGGCTCGCCATCCGCCACAGTGCTCCCCATCAGGGCACGGTCATCGTCGCCAGCTTCCCGACCTAGCTAATCCGACGCCGCCAGCGTCAGCGTGCCGTCGCCGGTGCGCAGTCGCAGCAGCGGGCCGCCGCCGTTGATGAGGCCGCGGATCGTATGACGGTCGAGCTGCTCGCTCAGCGACACCGGCAATTGGAAGCGGATGACGCCGTCGCCGGCGTGCGCGTCGAGCTCGGCCTGCAGGTCCTGGGGGATGCGCACGGTCAGCGGGCCATCCGAAGTCTCAATGCTCCAGTCGTCGCGCATGCGCGAGCCCTTTTCGGCGGTGATCTCGACGCGCCCGTCGCCGCTCTTCTCCTCGATGCGGTCGAAGCGTCCCGAGAGCTGAACATGGCCGTCGCCGCAGCGCACCGCCAACGTGCCGTCGAGGCTGTCGCCGACTACGGCGCCGTCGCCACTGTGGAAGCTCATGTCGCCGCGCGTTCCGTGCGCCACGATGCGGCCGTCGCCGGTGCTGATTTCGACGTGGCCTTCCACCGGCTGTTCGAGCGTCACCGAGCCGTCGCCGCTCGAGATGAGCAGGTCACAGGTTGCCGGCAGGATCAC
This Candidatus Sulfotelmatobacter sp. DNA region includes the following protein-coding sequences:
- a CDS encoding DUF4097 family beta strand repeat-containing protein, translating into MWPSWRSRVPLRSLLPGLAALIALPGAALASEPTVRSWDQSFTVGEHPRVHVNSDDARVVVHTGASGHVEFQVHYSDHRWGFTSPPREPHVNMTQNGDEVTLSVRQPTIFALFGVVDTRLEVNVILPATCDLLISSGDGSVTLEQPVEGHVEISTGDGRIVAHGTRGDMSFHSGDGAVVGDSLDGTLAVRCGDGHVQLSGRFDRIEEKSGDGRVEITAEKGSRMRDDWSIETSDGPLTVRIPQDLQAELDAHAGDGVIRFQLPVSLSEQLDRHTIRGLINGGGPLLRLRTGDGTLTLAASD